The Sphingomonas sp. KR3-1 genome contains a region encoding:
- a CDS encoding dipeptidase: MTKRLAFLALLLSGCAAAPVATAPAQKAHKDFLVLDTHLDTPLHFARAGWSFAGHHDPATDLVQVDMERMEAGALDGGFFAIYTEQGPLTSKGYADALAYARGRSDLIDSTLAKFPDKIGPARTPDDALRLTRDGKLVAFKSMENSYELGEDLSLFKEFYDRGVRLAGPVHALNNQFADSSGDKPRWHGLSSLGRKWVAEANRLGIAIDASHSSDDTFDQMLELSKTPLLLSHSSGRWAFDHPRNLDDGRIRKLAAKGGAICVSTIFLSNMDMTPERAALFTKYEHIADLSPADQADLARKWRALDKTQPMWGAADFERYMAMVLHVIKVAGVDHVCFGADWDGGGGLPGIADISALPKVTDRLRKAGYSDADLDKMWSGNILRVVGAAQRYAASQH, encoded by the coding sequence ATGACCAAGCGCCTCGCGTTCCTCGCCCTGCTCCTCTCCGGCTGCGCGGCAGCGCCCGTCGCCACGGCGCCCGCGCAAAAGGCGCACAAGGACTTCCTCGTCCTCGACACGCATCTCGACACGCCGCTTCACTTCGCCCGCGCAGGTTGGAGCTTCGCCGGGCATCACGATCCGGCGACCGACCTCGTCCAGGTCGACATGGAGCGGATGGAGGCGGGCGCGCTCGATGGCGGCTTCTTCGCGATCTACACCGAGCAGGGGCCGCTCACGTCCAAGGGCTATGCCGATGCGCTCGCCTATGCGCGCGGGCGATCCGACCTGATCGATTCCACCCTGGCGAAATTTCCCGACAAGATCGGCCCGGCGCGCACGCCCGACGACGCGCTGCGGCTGACCCGCGACGGCAAGCTGGTCGCGTTCAAGAGCATGGAGAACAGCTACGAGCTCGGCGAGGACCTGTCGCTGTTCAAGGAATTCTACGATCGCGGCGTGCGGCTGGCCGGGCCGGTGCACGCGCTCAACAACCAGTTCGCCGACAGCTCGGGCGACAAGCCCAGATGGCACGGGCTCTCCTCCCTCGGGCGCAAATGGGTGGCGGAGGCCAACCGGCTTGGCATCGCGATCGACGCGAGCCACTCGTCGGACGACACGTTCGACCAGATGCTGGAACTGTCGAAGACCCCGCTGCTCCTCTCGCACTCGAGCGGGCGCTGGGCGTTCGACCATCCGCGCAACCTCGACGACGGCCGCATCCGCAAGCTCGCGGCCAAGGGCGGGGCGATCTGCGTCAGCACGATCTTCCTGTCGAACATGGACATGACGCCCGAGCGCGCGGCGCTGTTCACGAAGTACGAGCATATCGCCGACCTCTCGCCCGCCGACCAGGCCGACCTCGCCCGCAAGTGGCGCGCGCTCGACAAGACCCAGCCGATGTGGGGCGCCGCCGATTTCGAGCGCTACATGGCGATGGTGCTGCACGTGATCAAAGTCGCCGGGGTCGATCATGTCTGCTTCGGCGCGGACTGGGACGGCGGCGGCGGGCTGCCCGGGATCGCGGACATCTCGGCGCTGCCCAAGGTCACCGATCGTCTGCGCAAGGCCGGCTATTCGGACGCGGACCTGGACAAGATGTGGAGCGGCAACATCCTGCGCGTCGTCGGCGCGGCGCAGCGCTACGCCGCGAGCCAGCACTAG
- a CDS encoding TonB-dependent receptor has product MTRMTNRAKLLITVAAGTLMPCAAFAQDAAPAAHSDDEIVVTAQKREQKLLDVPVSISVVSGEELKEQGAASLTDYAGYVPGLQVTTTGTPGQTTITLRGIAPLTASQTVGIYLDDAPVGSSAIYNRGGQFSLDLLPYDIERIEVLRGPQGTLYGASSIGGLLKYVTVSPSTTKFSVRGGVEGFGINGAGQLGWAGQTMFNAPLVEGKLGVTGSFAWRKTPGFVNSVNNASLRDQNDYEQVGGRAALLWQASDRFTARLTAIYQDLDSNGNGLYAADLTGKRLGDGMSYNNYVGEAFKTELQYYAATLDYDFGGVTATSTTTHSTTHATQLQDATYAFGVLFPLLTGGAIAPGVTPFEIKLGLRKWTEEVRLASASGGRFEWLVGGFYTDEKSSNSQLVRSYDMAGNVIPALDPLATVGLPATYKEYAVFGNATLRFGKRFEVTGGVRWARNDQTFRQISSGAIVPQANDPGKSSEEVVTWSVSPQVHLNKDAMLYARVATGYRPGGPNVIVPNVPPSVGSDTLTNYEAGFKADLAGHAVSIDIAAFYMDWNDIQVTRAFGGVSGQANGGRARSQGVEGTLEMRPTPGLTLGLTASYTDAKLSEDVPEISGADGDQLPGVPKFSGSARLDYHAGFGDRLSGDFGIGVRHASSRLSLVESDPLTARATPYTAVDLNAALNIGEHWKLRAYARNLLDDKGELQRSTLTDGLNQPSFLAITPLQPRTIGVAFDLSF; this is encoded by the coding sequence ATGACGCGCATGACCAACCGAGCCAAATTGCTGATTACCGTCGCGGCGGGCACGCTGATGCCCTGCGCAGCCTTCGCGCAGGACGCCGCGCCCGCCGCGCATTCCGACGACGAGATCGTCGTCACCGCGCAGAAGCGCGAGCAGAAGCTTCTCGACGTGCCGGTTTCGATCAGCGTCGTCAGCGGCGAGGAACTGAAGGAACAGGGTGCCGCCTCGCTCACCGACTATGCGGGCTATGTGCCGGGACTGCAGGTGACGACCACCGGCACGCCGGGCCAGACCACGATCACGCTGCGCGGCATCGCGCCGCTCACCGCCAGCCAGACCGTCGGCATCTATCTCGACGATGCGCCGGTGGGATCGAGCGCGATCTACAATCGCGGCGGGCAATTCTCGCTCGACCTGCTGCCCTATGACATCGAGCGCATCGAAGTGCTGCGCGGGCCGCAGGGCACGCTCTACGGCGCAAGCTCGATCGGCGGCCTGCTCAAATATGTGACGGTCTCGCCCAGCACGACCAAGTTCAGCGTGCGCGGCGGGGTCGAGGGCTTCGGGATCAACGGGGCGGGGCAGCTCGGCTGGGCCGGCCAGACGATGTTCAACGCGCCGCTGGTCGAAGGCAAGCTCGGCGTCACCGGCAGCTTCGCCTGGCGCAAGACGCCGGGATTCGTGAACAGCGTCAACAACGCGAGCCTGCGCGACCAGAATGACTATGAGCAGGTCGGCGGCCGCGCCGCCCTGCTGTGGCAGGCGAGCGACCGCTTCACCGCGCGGCTGACCGCGATCTACCAGGACCTCGATTCGAACGGCAACGGGCTCTACGCCGCCGATCTGACCGGCAAGCGGCTCGGCGACGGCATGTCGTACAACAACTATGTCGGCGAGGCCTTCAAGACCGAGCTGCAATATTATGCCGCGACGCTCGACTATGATTTCGGCGGCGTGACCGCGACCTCCACCACCACGCACAGCACCACCCACGCGACCCAGCTCCAGGACGCCACCTATGCGTTCGGCGTGCTGTTCCCGCTGCTCACCGGTGGCGCGATCGCACCGGGGGTCACCCCGTTCGAGATCAAGCTCGGCCTGCGCAAATGGACCGAGGAAGTGCGGCTGGCCTCGGCGAGCGGCGGTCGCTTCGAATGGCTGGTCGGCGGCTTCTACACCGACGAGAAAAGCTCCAACTCGCAGCTCGTCCGCTCGTACGACATGGCGGGCAACGTCATTCCCGCGCTGGATCCGCTCGCCACGGTCGGCCTGCCGGCGACCTACAAGGAATATGCCGTCTTCGGCAACGCGACGCTGCGCTTCGGCAAGCGCTTCGAAGTGACCGGCGGGGTGCGCTGGGCCCGCAACGACCAGACCTTCCGCCAGATCAGCTCGGGCGCGATCGTGCCCCAGGCGAACGATCCCGGCAAATCTTCGGAGGAGGTGGTCACCTGGAGCGTCAGCCCGCAGGTCCATCTGAACAAGGACGCGATGCTCTATGCCCGCGTCGCCACCGGCTATCGCCCGGGCGGCCCCAACGTCATCGTTCCCAACGTGCCGCCGAGCGTCGGCTCGGACACGCTCACCAACTATGAGGCGGGCTTCAAGGCGGACCTCGCCGGGCATGCCGTCTCGATCGACATCGCCGCCTTCTACATGGACTGGAACGACATCCAGGTGACGCGCGCATTCGGCGGCGTCTCCGGCCAGGCCAATGGCGGCCGCGCGCGCAGCCAGGGCGTCGAGGGCACGCTGGAGATGCGCCCGACGCCCGGCCTGACGCTCGGGCTGACCGCCTCCTACACCGATGCCAAGCTCAGTGAGGACGTGCCCGAGATCAGCGGCGCGGACGGCGACCAGCTGCCCGGCGTGCCCAAATTCAGCGGCTCGGCGCGGCTCGACTATCATGCAGGGTTCGGCGACCGGCTGTCGGGCGATTTCGGCATCGGCGTGCGCCATGCGAGCAGCCGGCTGTCGCTGGTCGAGAGCGATCCGCTGACGGCGCGGGCAACGCCCTATACTGCGGTCGATCTCAACGCGGCGCTAAACATCGGCGAGCATTGGAAGCTGCGCGCCTATGCCCGCAATCTCCTCGACGACAAGGGCGAGCTGCAGCGCTCGACGCTGACCGACGGGCTCAACCAGCCGAGCTTCCTCGCGATCACGCCGCTCCAGCCGCGCACGATCGGCGTCGCTTTCGATCTCTCGTTCTGA
- a CDS encoding hybrid sensor histidine kinase/response regulator, whose product MSSAPVHILLVDDLEENLLSLEVLLRRDDVVLLKARSGEEALELLVHDVALALLDVQMPGMNGFELAEFMRGNERTNHIPIIFVTAGSADNQRRFRGYEAGAVDFIQKPIEADVLRSKARIFFDLYRQRRQLAEQRDALEAASLALREADRRKDEFLAVLGHELRNPLAALGAGLHMLKKRAGTDQAEPIREQMERQLFHLARLVEDLLDISRISEGKISLQKERIELATVLRSAIEASTPNLEAAAHRFTADIPEAPIWIDADHTRLAQIVSNLLNNAAKYTPAGGAVTLRARAADGWVEIEVADNGVGIAPEMQSRIFRLFEQVEDHRDRAAGGLGVGLALVRQLVALHQGTIAVCSEGQGKGSCFTVRVPG is encoded by the coding sequence ATGAGCAGCGCACCGGTCCATATCCTGCTCGTCGACGATCTCGAGGAGAACCTGCTTTCGCTCGAAGTGCTGCTGCGACGCGACGACGTCGTGCTGCTGAAGGCGCGATCGGGCGAGGAAGCGCTCGAACTGCTGGTCCACGACGTCGCGCTGGCGCTGCTCGATGTGCAGATGCCTGGCATGAACGGCTTCGAGCTCGCCGAATTCATGCGCGGCAACGAGCGCACCAACCATATTCCGATCATCTTCGTCACCGCGGGCAGCGCGGACAACCAGCGCCGCTTCCGCGGTTATGAGGCCGGCGCAGTCGACTTCATCCAGAAGCCGATCGAAGCCGATGTGCTGCGCAGCAAGGCGCGGATCTTCTTCGATCTCTACCGTCAGCGCCGCCAGCTCGCCGAGCAGCGCGACGCGCTCGAGGCGGCGTCGCTGGCGCTGCGCGAGGCGGACCGGCGCAAGGACGAGTTCCTCGCGGTGCTGGGGCACGAACTGCGCAACCCGCTCGCCGCGCTGGGCGCGGGCCTGCATATGCTCAAGAAGCGCGCAGGCACCGACCAGGCCGAGCCGATCCGCGAGCAGATGGAGCGCCAGCTCTTCCACCTTGCCCGGTTGGTCGAGGACCTGCTCGACATTTCGCGGATCAGCGAGGGCAAGATCTCGCTGCAAAAGGAGCGGATCGAGCTGGCGACGGTGCTGCGCTCGGCGATCGAGGCGAGCACTCCCAATCTCGAAGCCGCCGCGCACCGCTTCACCGCCGATATCCCCGAGGCGCCGATCTGGATCGACGCCGATCACACGCGGCTCGCCCAGATCGTGTCGAACCTGCTCAACAACGCCGCGAAATACACGCCGGCGGGCGGCGCGGTGACGCTGCGGGCGCGGGCGGCGGACGGATGGGTCGAGATCGAAGTGGCGGACAATGGCGTCGGTATCGCGCCCGAGATGCAGTCGCGGATCTTCCGCCTCTTCGAGCAGGTCGAGGATCACCGCGACCGCGCCGCGGGCGGCCTCGGCGTCGGGCTGGCGCTGGTCCGCCAGCTCGTCGCGCTGCACCAAGGTACGATCGCGGTATGCAGCGAAGGCCAGGGCAAGGGCAGCTGCTTCACCGTGCGGGTGCCGGGCTAG
- a CDS encoding serine hydrolase: MKLRILLALPLLALATPALADPPGGLDAKVEALRKASGAPGIAVAIVEHGKTTLAKGWGYRRLGDPAKVDADTIFQTGSTGKAFTAAALAILVDQGKLGWDDKVIDHMPYFRMYDPWVTREMTVRDLLVHHSGLGLGAGDLLFVPRGSLSRKETVKRLAYIKPATSFRSSYAYDNILYMVAGQLIEEVSGRSWEDFMTSEVLKHGGMNTATATYEARWATADRAFPHARIGGAVRGDGPNSVLDEHEELGRAAMPAGGLALSANDLAQWLKIQLGHGKLPGGGQLFSEAQAAEMWKGVTVQPLTPYPGSLAPLTPKFSTYALGWEVEDYKGARIISHGGGVFGSITHVILLPDQDVGIAVVVNSEDVALLRGVAHMLVDHYLGIPDQDWFKRFGEFMTTRVEGGKAALASVKAAPAKVGPSLPLDRYAGLYRDAWYGDVAVTQAPDGLRIDFKTTPRMAGKLVHYQYDTFVTRFDDKAIEPAYVTFALDADGKVARVSLKPESLIADFSYDYRDLDLRPVEDKK, encoded by the coding sequence ATGAAGCTGCGCATTCTGCTCGCCCTGCCCCTGCTCGCGCTCGCTACGCCGGCGCTGGCCGATCCGCCGGGTGGGCTCGACGCCAAGGTGGAGGCACTGCGCAAGGCGAGCGGCGCGCCCGGCATCGCCGTCGCCATCGTCGAGCACGGCAAGACCACGCTCGCCAAGGGCTGGGGCTATCGCAGGCTCGGCGACCCCGCCAAGGTCGATGCCGACACGATCTTCCAGACTGGTTCGACCGGCAAGGCGTTCACCGCCGCAGCACTCGCGATCCTGGTCGACCAGGGCAAGCTCGGCTGGGACGACAAGGTGATCGACCACATGCCCTATTTCCGCATGTACGATCCTTGGGTGACGCGCGAGATGACGGTGCGCGACCTGCTCGTCCACCATTCGGGGCTGGGCCTGGGCGCCGGCGACCTGCTGTTCGTGCCCCGGGGCAGCCTGTCGCGCAAGGAAACGGTCAAGCGGCTCGCCTATATCAAGCCCGCGACCAGCTTCCGCTCCAGCTACGCGTATGACAACATCCTCTACATGGTCGCCGGCCAGCTGATCGAGGAAGTGAGCGGCAGGAGCTGGGAAGACTTCATGACCAGTGAGGTCCTGAAGCATGGTGGCATGAACACCGCGACCGCCACCTATGAGGCGCGCTGGGCGACGGCCGATCGCGCCTTCCCGCACGCCCGGATCGGCGGCGCGGTGCGCGGCGACGGGCCCAATTCGGTGCTCGACGAGCATGAGGAGCTGGGCCGCGCGGCGATGCCGGCGGGCGGGCTCGCGCTCAGCGCCAACGACCTGGCGCAGTGGCTCAAGATCCAACTCGGCCATGGCAAGCTGCCGGGCGGCGGCCAGCTGTTCAGCGAGGCGCAGGCGGCGGAGATGTGGAAGGGCGTCACCGTCCAGCCGCTCACCCCCTATCCGGGCAGCCTCGCGCCGCTGACCCCGAAGTTCAGCACCTATGCGCTCGGCTGGGAGGTCGAGGACTACAAGGGCGCGCGGATCATCTCGCATGGCGGCGGCGTGTTCGGATCGATCACCCATGTGATCCTGCTGCCCGACCAGGATGTCGGCATCGCGGTGGTGGTCAATTCGGAAGACGTGGCGCTGCTGCGCGGCGTCGCGCACATGCTGGTCGACCATTATCTCGGCATTCCCGACCAGGACTGGTTCAAGCGCTTCGGCGAGTTCATGACGACCCGCGTCGAAGGGGGCAAGGCGGCGCTGGCGAGCGTGAAGGCTGCGCCGGCGAAGGTCGGCCCGTCGCTTCCGCTCGATCGCTATGCGGGCCTGTACCGCGACGCCTGGTACGGCGACGTCGCGGTGACGCAGGCACCCGACGGGCTGCGCATCGACTTCAAGACCACGCCGCGCATGGCCGGCAAGCTGGTCCATTACCAATATGACACCTTCGTCACCCGCTTTGACGACAAGGCGATCGAGCCGGCCTACGTGACCTTCGCGCTCGATGCCGATGGCAAGGTGGCGCGGGTTTCGCTGAAGCCGGAAAGCCTGATCGCCGACTTCAGCTATGACTATCGCGATCTCGATCTGCGGCCTGTGGAAGACAAGAAATGA
- a CDS encoding Lrp/AsnC family transcriptional regulator yields the protein MILPANLDPFERKILQVLQEDASMPTAKLGEMVGLSSSPCWRRVDRMEKEGIITRRVALVDRQKVGLNAHIFAQIKLNAHGRANLDEFAAAIRSFPEVLEAYVLMGVFDFMLRIVAADIEAYERFFFTKLSKLPGIQEINSTVALSQVKATTALPIP from the coding sequence ATGATTTTGCCTGCCAATCTCGACCCCTTCGAACGCAAGATCCTGCAGGTGCTGCAGGAGGACGCCAGCATGCCGACGGCGAAGCTCGGCGAGATGGTCGGGCTGTCGAGCTCGCCCTGCTGGCGGCGGGTGGACCGCATGGAGAAGGAAGGTATCATCACCCGGCGGGTGGCGCTGGTCGATCGGCAGAAGGTCGGGCTGAACGCGCACATCTTCGCGCAGATTAAGCTCAACGCGCACGGCCGCGCGAACCTCGACGAGTTCGCCGCGGCGATCCGCTCCTTCCCCGAGGTGCTAGAGGCCTATGTGCTGATGGGCGTGTTCGACTTCATGCTGCGCATCGTCGCCGCCGACATCGAAGCCTATGAACGCTTCTTCTTCACCAAGCTCTCGAAGCTGCCCGGCATCCAGGAGATCAACTCCACCGTCGCGCTGAGCCAGGTCAAGGCGACGACGGCGCTGCCGATCCCCTAG
- a CDS encoding DUF1611 domain-containing protein, whose protein sequence is MNAPFAARSTALVLPQPYLLFLGDTTEPGYAKTAFGLRDWAGDKCVGEFALAGATVATGLPRLTPAEAAAQGARGLVIGVANPGGVIPPSWRQSLVEALEAGLDIVSGMHVRLGDIPELAETAALLGRRLIDIRVPPAEIPVATGRKRSGKRLLTVGTDCALGKKYTALALARGFEARGLDTSFRATGQTGIMIAGGGMPMDAVVSDFEAGAAEMLSPDADPAHWDVIEGQGSLAHPAYAAVSLGLLHGSQPDVFVVCHEPGRTAMLGTAGYTVASIEEIIDLTIALGRRTNPDIRCGGVSFNTSALSETEAAEVIASESKRLDLPVADPVRGGPAFDALIASCLA, encoded by the coding sequence ATGAATGCCCCCTTCGCCGCGCGCAGCACCGCCCTGGTGCTGCCGCAGCCCTACCTCCTCTTCCTCGGCGACACGACCGAGCCGGGCTATGCCAAGACCGCGTTCGGGCTGCGCGACTGGGCCGGGGACAAGTGCGTCGGCGAGTTCGCGCTGGCCGGCGCCACCGTCGCCACCGGCCTGCCGCGGCTGACGCCTGCGGAAGCGGCGGCGCAGGGTGCACGCGGGCTGGTGATCGGCGTCGCCAATCCGGGAGGCGTTATCCCGCCTTCCTGGCGCCAGTCGCTGGTCGAGGCGCTCGAGGCGGGGCTCGACATCGTCTCGGGCATGCATGTGCGGCTGGGCGATATCCCTGAATTGGCCGAGACCGCCGCGCTGCTCGGGCGCCGGTTGATCGACATCCGCGTGCCCCCGGCCGAGATCCCGGTCGCCACAGGGCGCAAGCGCAGCGGCAAGCGGCTGCTCACCGTTGGCACCGATTGCGCGCTCGGCAAGAAATACACCGCGCTGGCGCTCGCCCGCGGCTTCGAGGCGCGCGGGCTCGACACCAGCTTCCGCGCCACCGGCCAGACCGGGATCATGATCGCCGGCGGCGGCATGCCGATGGACGCGGTGGTCTCCGATTTCGAGGCGGGCGCGGCGGAGATGCTGTCGCCCGATGCCGACCCCGCGCATTGGGACGTGATCGAGGGCCAGGGCTCGCTCGCGCACCCGGCCTATGCCGCGGTGTCGCTCGGCCTGCTCCATGGCAGCCAGCCGGACGTCTTCGTCGTATGCCACGAGCCGGGGCGCACTGCGATGCTCGGCACCGCGGGCTACACGGTGGCGAGCATCGAGGAGATCATCGACCTCACCATTGCGCTCGGCCGGCGGACCAATCCGGACATCCGCTGCGGCGGGGTGAGCTTCAACACCTCGGCACTCAGCGAAACCGAGGCAGCGGAGGTGATCGCGAGCGAGAGCAAACGCCTCGACCTGCCCGTCGCCGATCCGGTGCGCGGCGGGCCGGCCTTCGATGCGCTGATCGCGAGCTGCCTCGCATGA
- a CDS encoding Glu/Leu/Phe/Val dehydrogenase dimerization domain-containing protein, with amino-acid sequence MVDAVYDSSTPPESVHRIHDEDAGLDGVIVLHSTRRGPAAGGCRLWRYADRAAMAGDAMRLAEGMTYKNAMAGLPLGGGKAVLNLPQGPFDRRKFFAAFGRAVAKLDGGYVTAEDVGTGVADMEAVRGETRHVAGLPPQGGRPGGDPSPWTARGVFLAMEEAARRQLGSELKGMRVAVQGLGHVGSALCGMLHQAGARLIVAEPRPGVAAEIAVRYDAEIMGRDAILDARCAIFVPCALGGVLDAEAVRRLRARIVCGAANNVLATPEDGDRLADRGILYAPDYVVNAGGIISVAGEYLGWDAVEVQARVEASGERLAAVLNHAAREGLAPHRAADALARARIGAPAAARMREAA; translated from the coding sequence ATGGTCGACGCCGTCTATGATTCGTCCACCCCGCCGGAGAGCGTGCATCGCATCCATGACGAGGATGCGGGGCTGGACGGCGTGATCGTGCTGCACTCGACCCGGCGCGGACCGGCGGCGGGCGGGTGCCGGCTGTGGCGCTATGCCGATCGCGCCGCGATGGCCGGCGACGCGATGCGCCTCGCCGAGGGCATGACTTACAAGAACGCGATGGCCGGGCTGCCGCTCGGCGGCGGCAAGGCAGTGCTCAACCTGCCCCAGGGGCCGTTCGACCGGCGCAAGTTCTTCGCCGCGTTCGGCCGCGCCGTCGCCAAGCTCGACGGCGGCTATGTCACCGCCGAGGATGTCGGCACAGGCGTCGCGGACATGGAAGCGGTGCGCGGCGAGACCCGCCACGTCGCCGGACTGCCCCCGCAGGGCGGCCGCCCCGGCGGCGATCCCTCGCCTTGGACCGCGCGCGGGGTGTTCCTGGCGATGGAGGAAGCCGCCCGCCGTCAGCTCGGCAGCGAATTGAAGGGCATGCGCGTCGCGGTGCAGGGCCTCGGCCATGTCGGCTCGGCGCTGTGCGGCATGCTCCACCAGGCCGGCGCCCGGCTGATCGTCGCCGAGCCGCGCCCCGGCGTCGCCGCCGAGATCGCCGTGCGCTACGACGCCGAGATCATGGGCCGCGACGCGATCCTCGACGCGCGCTGCGCGATCTTCGTCCCCTGTGCGCTGGGCGGCGTGCTCGATGCCGAGGCGGTGCGCCGGCTGCGCGCGCGGATCGTCTGCGGCGCAGCGAACAACGTCCTCGCCACGCCCGAGGATGGCGACCGGCTCGCCGATCGCGGCATCCTCTATGCGCCCGACTATGTCGTGAACGCCGGCGGGATCATCAGCGTCGCCGGCGAATATCTCGGCTGGGACGCAGTGGAAGTGCAGGCGCGCGTCGAGGCAAGCGGCGAGCGACTGGCCGCCGTGCTCAACCACGCCGCGCGCGAAGGCCTGGCGCCCCACCGCGCCGCCGATGCGCTCGCCCGCGCCCGGATCGGCGCGCCGGCCGCGGCCAGGATGCGCGAAGCCGCCTGA
- a CDS encoding CheR family methyltransferase, which produces MSEKTEDIEIRLLLEALYRRFHYDFREYAEASIKRRLRQAREQLGFKTFSAMQDALLHDEAMLPRLLGYLTVQVSEMFRDPDYFRAIREKVVPLLRTYPSLKLWVAGCSAGEELYSFVILFREEGLEERTLFYATDISQEALDAAAQGIYSLDRIRTFTENHRASGGKSSLSDYYTTAYGKAVFDRSLRDRVVFSDHSLVTDAVFAEMHLISCRNVLIYFNRELQDRAIGLFKDALPRGGFLGLGSKESLRFSEHSGAFSDFVRAEKIYQRRDG; this is translated from the coding sequence ATGTCGGAAAAGACCGAGGACATCGAGATCCGGCTGCTGCTGGAAGCGCTGTACCGGCGCTTCCATTACGACTTCCGCGAATATGCCGAGGCCTCGATCAAGCGCCGCCTGCGCCAGGCGCGCGAGCAGCTGGGCTTCAAGACCTTCTCGGCGATGCAGGACGCGCTGCTGCACGACGAGGCGATGCTGCCGCGGCTGCTTGGCTACCTGACCGTCCAGGTCAGCGAGATGTTTCGCGACCCCGATTATTTCCGCGCGATCCGCGAGAAGGTGGTGCCGCTGCTGCGCACCTATCCCTCGCTCAAGCTGTGGGTCGCCGGGTGCAGCGCGGGCGAGGAGCTCTACTCCTTCGTCATCCTGTTCCGCGAGGAGGGGCTGGAGGAGCGCACGCTGTTCTATGCCACCGACATCAGCCAGGAAGCGCTCGACGCCGCTGCGCAGGGCATCTATTCGCTCGACCGGATCCGCACCTTCACCGAGAACCACCGCGCCTCGGGCGGCAAGTCCTCGCTCTCGGACTATTACACCACCGCTTACGGCAAGGCGGTGTTCGACCGCTCGCTAAGGGACCGGGTCGTCTTCTCGGACCACAGCCTGGTTACCGATGCGGTGTTCGCCGAGATGCACCTGATCTCGTGCCGCAACGTGCTGATCTATTTCAACCGCGAGCTGCAGGACCGCGCGATCGGGCTGTTCAAGGATGCGTTGCCGCGCGGCGGCTTCCTCGGCCTCGGCTCGAAGGAAAGCCTGCGCTTCTCCGAGCATTCGGGCGCGTTCAGCGACTTCGTCCGCGCGGAAAAGATCTACCAGAGGCGCGACGGATGA
- a CDS encoding chemotaxis protein CheB, with protein MSGTLARAVVIGASAGAIEALSMILPELPESFPLPVLVVVHVPPERRNILAPLFEAKCRLATREAEDKEAILPGTIYFAPSDYHLLVEKGETVALSSDEPVLHSRPAIDVLFESAADVYGEALVGVVLSGANSDGALGLKAIVEAGGTALIQEPAEAYAEAMPLAAVAACPTARVMTLAAIADHLVKECAA; from the coding sequence ATGAGCGGCACGCTCGCCCGCGCAGTGGTGATCGGCGCCTCGGCCGGGGCGATCGAGGCGCTGTCGATGATCCTGCCCGAGTTGCCGGAAAGCTTCCCGCTGCCCGTGCTGGTGGTCGTCCATGTCCCGCCCGAGCGACGCAACATCCTGGCGCCGCTGTTCGAGGCCAAGTGCCGGCTGGCGACGCGCGAGGCCGAGGACAAGGAAGCGATCCTGCCCGGCACCATCTATTTCGCGCCGTCCGACTATCACCTGCTCGTCGAGAAGGGCGAGACGGTGGCGCTGTCGAGCGACGAGCCCGTGCTCCATTCGCGCCCGGCGATCGACGTGCTGTTCGAGAGCGCGGCGGATGTCTATGGCGAGGCGCTGGTCGGCGTGGTGCTTTCCGGCGCCAATTCGGACGGTGCGCTCGGGCTCAAGGCGATCGTCGAAGCCGGCGGCACGGCGCTCATCCAGGAACCCGCCGAAGCTTATGCCGAGGCGATGCCGCTCGCCGCTGTGGCGGCATGTCCCACGGCACGGGTGATGACGCTCGCCGCGATCGCGGACCATCTCGTGAAGGAATGCGCGGCATGA